The following are encoded in a window of Oncorhynchus masou masou isolate Uvic2021 chromosome 17, UVic_Omas_1.1, whole genome shotgun sequence genomic DNA:
- the LOC135558073 gene encoding mucin-2-like, which yields MTEDDFVTSPSQTVPSSIIPSQTVPSSIIPSQTVPSSIIPSQTVPSSIIPSQTVPSSIIPSQTVPSSIIPSQTVPSSIIPSQTVPSSIIPSQTVPSSIIPSQTVPSSIIPSQTVPSSIIPSQTVPSSIIPSQTVPSSIIPSQTVPSSIIPSQTAPSSIIPSQTVPSSIIPSQTVPSSIIPSQTVPSSIIPSQTVPSSIIPSQTVPSSIIPSQTVPSSIIPSQTVPSSIIPSQTVPSSIIPSQTVPSSIIPSQTVPSSIIPSQTVPSSIIPSQTVPGSIIPSQTVPSSIIPSQTVPSSIIPSQTVPSSIIPSQTVPSSIIPSQTVPGSIIPSQTVPVP from the exons ATGACAGAAGACGATT TTGTAACAtctcccagtcagactgttcccagttccataattcccagtcagactgttcccagttccataattcccagtcagactgttcccagttccataattcccagtcagactgttcccagttccataattcccagtcagactgttcccagttccataattcccagtcagactgttcccagttccataattcccagtcagactgttcccagttccataattcccagtcagactgttcccagttccataattcccagtcagactgttcccagttccataattcccagtcagactgttcccagttccataattcccagtcagactgttcccagttccataattcccagtcagactgttcccagttccataattcccagtcagactgttcccagttccataattcccagtcagactgttcccagttccataattcccagtcagactgctcccagttccataattcccagtcagactgttcccagttccataattcccagtcagactgttcccagttccataattcccagtcagactgttcccagttccataattcccagtcagactgttcctagttccataattcccagtcagactgttcccagttccataattcccagtcagactgttccta gttccataattcccagtcagactgttcccagttccataattcccagtcagactgttcccagttccataattcccagtcagactgttcccagttccataattcccagtcagactgttcccagttccataattcccagtcagactgttcctagttccataattcccagtcagactgttccaggttccataattcccagtcagactgttcccagttccataattcccagtcagactgttcccagttccataattcccagtcagactgttcccagttccataattcccagtcagactgttcccagttccataattcccagtcagactgttccaggttccataattcccagtcagactgttccagttccataa